The following are from one region of the Bacillus methanolicus MGA3 genome:
- a CDS encoding P-II family nitrogen regulator, with amino-acid sequence MKKLEAIIRPERLTDTIKGLRKIGITGFTVSQVVGRGKQKDTQGVYRGKNYQVTLHPKVKLEIVLSDYMVEPTIKKIFESAQTGEDGDGKIYVYPILEAYNIRTGKPDFDIDDLLNQEGGLS; translated from the coding sequence ATGAAAAAACTTGAAGCGATTATTAGACCAGAAAGACTCACTGATACGATTAAAGGTTTAAGGAAGATAGGAATTACAGGTTTTACCGTGTCCCAGGTAGTAGGGAGAGGGAAACAGAAAGATACTCAAGGGGTCTATCGCGGAAAAAATTATCAAGTGACTCTTCATCCAAAAGTTAAATTGGAGATTGTCCTTTCTGATTATATGGTAGAGCCTACGATTAAAAAGATATTTGAATCAGCTCAAACCGGAGAAGATGGTGACGGCAAAATTTACGTTTATCCCATTTTAGAAGCTTATAACATTCGAACAGGTAAACCAGACTTTGATATAGATGATTTGCTTAATCAGGAGGGGGGACTTTCATGA
- a CDS encoding heavy metal translocating P-type ATPase, with protein MSEKILESQFQITGMTCAACATRIEKGLKKMEGVQDANVNLALEKATVKYNPAVTGPADIQKKVRDLGYDVLTKKTELILTGMTCAACAARIEKGLDKMEGVINATVNLALEKAAVEYNPSIVSPKDMIQRVEKLGYGASVKNEDNDKEAVDHRLKEIKTQEGKFIFSLILSIPLLWAMAGHFTFTSSLYVPEAFMNPWVQMALATPVQFYIGKQFYIGAYKALRNKSANMDVLVALGTSAAYFYSVYLAIESIGNNTHSIDLYFETSAILITLIILGKLFEAKAKGRSSEAIKKLMGLQAKTATVLRNGVEKVIPLEEVVVGDIMLVKPGEKVPVDGEILEGRSAIDESMITGESVPVDKTVGDTVIGATINKNGFIKIKATKVGKDTALSQIIKVVEEAQGSKAPIQRLADSISGIFVPIVVGIAIITFFVWYLWAAPGDFPEALEKLIAVLVIACPCALGLATPTSIMAGSGRAAEYGILFKGGEHLEMTHRIDTVVLDKTGTITNGAPVLTDVRTEMDEKDFLMLVGSAEKQSEHPLAQAIVEGIKERKMALKNAEEFEAIPGYGIKAMVDGKEVLVGTRRLMNKYNVEINHVLDQMEGLEKQGKTAMLAAINGSFAGIVAVADTIKETSAEAVNRLKEMGLEVIMITGDNEQTARAIAKQAGIEHVIAEVLPEGKAEEVKKLQQKGKKVAMVGDGINDAPALATADIGMAIGTGTDVAMEAADITLIRGDLNSIADAIFMSKITIRNIKQNLFWAFAYNTLGIPVAAIGFLAPWLAGAAMAFSSVSVVLNALRLQRVKL; from the coding sequence ATGAGTGAAAAAATTCTAGAAAGCCAATTTCAAATAACCGGTATGACTTGTGCAGCCTGCGCCACCCGAATTGAAAAAGGTTTAAAGAAAATGGAAGGTGTACAGGATGCGAACGTAAATCTGGCACTTGAAAAAGCCACCGTAAAATATAACCCTGCCGTGACGGGGCCGGCGGATATTCAGAAAAAAGTTAGAGATCTTGGCTATGATGTTTTAACGAAAAAAACTGAGTTGATCTTGACCGGGATGACATGTGCTGCTTGTGCCGCGAGGATTGAAAAAGGGCTTGATAAAATGGAGGGAGTTATCAATGCCACCGTTAACCTTGCCCTCGAAAAAGCAGCGGTTGAATATAATCCATCCATTGTTTCACCTAAAGATATGATTCAAAGGGTTGAAAAACTTGGCTATGGTGCAAGTGTGAAAAATGAAGATAATGATAAAGAAGCAGTCGATCATCGTTTGAAAGAAATCAAAACTCAGGAAGGAAAGTTCATATTTTCATTGATATTATCGATCCCTTTACTTTGGGCTATGGCCGGCCATTTTACCTTCACATCTTCTCTTTACGTTCCGGAAGCCTTTATGAATCCATGGGTGCAAATGGCGCTGGCAACACCTGTACAATTTTATATTGGTAAACAGTTTTATATAGGAGCTTACAAGGCGTTGCGAAACAAAAGCGCCAATATGGATGTACTAGTTGCACTCGGTACGTCAGCGGCTTATTTTTACAGTGTCTACTTAGCCATTGAATCGATTGGAAACAATACCCATTCAATAGATCTGTATTTTGAAACAAGCGCCATTTTAATTACGTTAATTATTCTTGGTAAACTGTTCGAAGCAAAAGCGAAAGGCCGGTCTTCAGAAGCAATTAAGAAGCTAATGGGATTGCAAGCCAAAACGGCAACCGTATTGCGCAATGGAGTGGAAAAAGTAATTCCGCTCGAAGAAGTAGTTGTTGGTGATATCATGTTAGTAAAGCCGGGTGAAAAAGTTCCGGTTGACGGTGAAATTTTGGAAGGCCGCTCCGCTATTGACGAATCGATGATCACAGGGGAAAGCGTGCCAGTTGATAAAACGGTCGGCGATACAGTAATCGGAGCTACAATCAATAAAAATGGATTTATTAAAATAAAAGCAACAAAAGTTGGTAAAGATACAGCCCTTTCTCAGATTATTAAAGTTGTGGAAGAAGCTCAAGGCTCTAAAGCACCGATTCAGCGATTAGCAGATTCAATTTCCGGAATTTTTGTACCGATCGTTGTTGGAATCGCAATAATTACGTTTTTTGTCTGGTATTTATGGGCAGCGCCTGGAGATTTTCCCGAAGCTTTAGAAAAATTAATCGCTGTTCTTGTCATAGCTTGCCCTTGTGCTCTTGGACTTGCAACACCGACGTCCATCATGGCGGGCTCAGGCAGGGCAGCTGAATATGGAATTCTTTTTAAAGGCGGAGAACATCTCGAAATGACCCATAGGATTGATACGGTTGTACTAGATAAAACAGGAACGATCACTAACGGTGCACCTGTTTTGACAGATGTGAGAACAGAAATGGACGAAAAGGATTTTTTAATGCTTGTCGGGTCTGCCGAAAAACAGTCTGAACACCCGCTTGCTCAGGCCATCGTAGAAGGAATTAAAGAAAGGAAGATGGCTCTCAAGAATGCTGAAGAGTTCGAGGCAATTCCCGGCTATGGCATAAAAGCAATGGTTGATGGAAAGGAAGTCCTAGTAGGTACTCGACGTTTGATGAATAAGTATAATGTAGAAATTAATCATGTTTTGGATCAAATGGAAGGTCTTGAAAAACAAGGCAAAACAGCCATGCTTGCAGCAATTAATGGATCATTTGCTGGGATTGTTGCGGTAGCAGACACAATAAAGGAAACCTCTGCGGAAGCTGTTAATCGATTGAAAGAGATGGGACTTGAAGTCATTATGATTACAGGCGATAACGAGCAGACTGCCCGGGCAATTGCGAAACAGGCAGGGATAGAACATGTGATTGCAGAAGTACTGCCTGAAGGCAAAGCAGAAGAAGTGAAGAAACTACAGCAAAAGGGCAAAAAAGTTGCGATGGTAGGCGACGGTATCAACGATGCACCTGCACTGGCCACTGCTGATATCGGGATGGCGATCGGTACAGGAACGGATGTAGCCATGGAAGCAGCCGATATTACACTGATCCGGGGTGATCTTAACAGTATTGCTGATGCTATTTTTATGAGCAAGATAACCATTCGCAATATTAAACAAAACCTTTTCTGGGCCTTTGCTTATAATACTCTTGGAATTCCGGTAGCCGCGATTGGTTTCCTTGCACCATGGCTCGCAGGCGCTGCTATGGCATTCAGCTCTGTGTCCGTTGTGCTCAACGCACTCCGACTGCAAAGGGTAAAGTTATAA
- a CDS encoding ammonium transporter, translating into MKLMYLNTVWTVLAAAMVLFMEGGFSLLEAGLVRTKNAVNVTMKIFVDLTVGALAFWLVGFGVMFGKDAFGIIGTTLFGSPEKIALSINLPSTAFVLFQMGFAVASISIVSGAVAERMNFKAYVLTAALICIIIYPLSGHWIWNKDGWLAKLGMKDFAGSAAIHALGGFAAFAMAKLLGPRKGRFNSDGSANVFAPSNIPLASSGAFILWFGWFAFNAGSTLDASNTALSSIAINTMLAGAAGGTVALFLTMKKFGKADPSMTINGVLSGLVAITAGCAYVSQWSAIIIGAISGLIVIYATLFVDNLKVDDPVGAVAVHGFNGVFGTIAVGLFDKSQGLLTTGDFSLFKIQVLGAVIVVIWGLIGGAFMAKVCEMTVGLRASEREEEEGLDMSYHGIPAYNELERFMDLPVSLYNFEETTGIIVAPANSKEKVSSKAV; encoded by the coding sequence ATGAAGCTGATGTATTTAAATACAGTTTGGACTGTATTAGCTGCTGCAATGGTGTTGTTTATGGAAGGCGGTTTTAGTTTACTGGAAGCAGGTTTGGTTCGAACCAAAAACGCTGTCAATGTAACAATGAAGATTTTTGTCGATTTAACGGTAGGTGCTTTAGCATTTTGGCTAGTTGGTTTTGGAGTGATGTTTGGGAAAGATGCATTCGGAATAATTGGAACTACTTTATTTGGAAGCCCTGAAAAGATTGCACTTTCTATTAATTTACCAAGTACAGCTTTTGTACTATTTCAAATGGGATTTGCGGTAGCATCTATTTCAATTGTGTCGGGTGCGGTAGCCGAACGTATGAATTTTAAAGCTTATGTATTAACAGCAGCACTTATTTGTATCATCATATATCCACTTTCAGGTCATTGGATTTGGAACAAAGATGGTTGGCTGGCAAAATTAGGCATGAAGGATTTTGCTGGTTCTGCTGCTATACATGCGCTAGGCGGCTTTGCTGCTTTTGCAATGGCAAAACTGTTGGGACCTAGAAAAGGGAGATTTAATTCGGATGGCAGTGCCAATGTATTTGCACCAAGCAACATTCCATTAGCTTCATCCGGTGCGTTCATTTTATGGTTTGGTTGGTTTGCTTTTAATGCAGGAAGTACATTGGATGCTTCCAATACAGCCCTTTCATCGATTGCCATTAATACGATGCTTGCGGGTGCAGCTGGGGGCACCGTTGCTCTTTTCTTGACAATGAAAAAATTCGGAAAAGCAGACCCAAGTATGACAATCAATGGCGTGTTATCCGGCTTGGTTGCGATAACGGCAGGTTGTGCCTATGTCTCTCAATGGAGCGCTATTATCATTGGAGCGATCAGTGGTTTGATTGTAATTTATGCTACTTTATTTGTTGACAATTTAAAAGTTGATGATCCTGTTGGAGCTGTAGCTGTACATGGATTCAACGGTGTATTTGGAACCATTGCGGTCGGGTTGTTTGATAAATCTCAAGGTCTCTTAACGACTGGTGATTTCTCCCTTTTCAAAATACAAGTATTAGGAGCAGTAATTGTAGTTATTTGGGGTTTAATCGGTGGTGCATTTATGGCAAAAGTATGTGAAATGACAGTTGGTTTGCGAGCAAGCGAACGTGAAGAAGAAGAGGGTCTTGATATGTCCTATCACGGGATACCAGCTTATAACGAATTAGAACGGTTCATGGATTTGCCTGTAAGTTTATATAACTTTGAAGAAACAACAGGCATTATTGTTGCCCCTGCTAATAGCAAAGAGAAAGTTAGCAGTAAGGCAGTATGA
- the copZ gene encoding copper chaperone CopZ, whose product MEKVTLHVQGMSCGHCVKAVEGSVGELKGVSNVNVHLENGTVDVEFNANEVTLDQIKETIDDQGYEVVQVVNV is encoded by the coding sequence ATGGAAAAAGTAACATTACATGTACAAGGCATGTCTTGCGGCCACTGTGTAAAAGCGGTCGAAGGAAGTGTCGGTGAGCTTAAAGGTGTATCAAATGTAAACGTTCATCTTGAAAATGGCACAGTAGATGTTGAATTCAATGCAAATGAAGTGACTCTTGATCAAATTAAGGAAACCATTGATGATCAAGGCTATGAAGTTGTCCAAGTAGTAAACGTGTGA
- a CDS encoding MFS transporter, whose amino-acid sequence MRSNAKVLIKKFRRVSMSKNQLAQDNVALESKILIKEHSKVAISSFIGTTIEWYDFYLYGTAAALVFPALFFPNFDPIYGTMAAFGSYAAGFIARPLGSMVFGHYGDKLGRKKMLTISLLLMGLATFLMGFLPSYHSIGLLAPLLISLLRVIQGFAVGGEWGAAVVLAVEHAPPGKRGLYGSFPQMGVPAGLLLSTLVFSLVNNHMSNNAFLSWGWRIPFLCSAILIMVGLFVRLKVSESPVFLEAAEKKQQEERPVLTVLREQKKPLFLTIGMKLVQNAVFYIYTVFILSYIVNTLHMDRSVGLNAVMISSVIGLGTLPLWSYLSDKIGRKPVYLFGTIASTLFVIPFFWLMDSGSVLLITIGIVIGLNVFHDAVYGPQAVYYSELFGTKIRLSGASIGYQVGAVLAGGLSPIIATWLLAEFDGKSWPICLYLIALGVLSIVSTLFARETYRDYLT is encoded by the coding sequence ATGAGGAGTAATGCTAAAGTTTTAATAAAAAAATTTAGGAGGGTATCAATGTCAAAAAATCAATTAGCTCAAGATAACGTAGCTTTGGAAAGCAAAATTCTTATCAAAGAGCATTCCAAAGTAGCGATTTCAAGTTTCATCGGGACTACGATTGAATGGTATGATTTCTACCTTTACGGCACGGCCGCTGCTCTGGTCTTCCCGGCTTTATTTTTTCCGAATTTCGATCCAATTTATGGCACAATGGCTGCCTTTGGCTCATATGCAGCAGGGTTCATTGCTCGTCCGCTCGGGAGTATGGTATTTGGCCACTATGGAGACAAACTTGGACGTAAGAAAATGCTAACGATCTCACTCTTACTTATGGGACTAGCAACATTCCTCATGGGCTTTCTCCCTTCTTATCATTCAATCGGTTTGTTAGCCCCATTGTTAATAAGTCTTCTCCGCGTGATACAAGGATTTGCAGTAGGTGGTGAGTGGGGAGCGGCTGTTGTTTTGGCAGTGGAACATGCCCCGCCTGGCAAACGAGGACTATACGGAAGTTTCCCACAAATGGGGGTGCCAGCAGGGTTACTATTATCCACTTTAGTTTTCTCGTTAGTTAACAATCATATGTCGAACAATGCTTTCTTGTCCTGGGGATGGCGGATTCCATTCTTGTGCAGTGCTATTTTGATCATGGTTGGCCTCTTTGTACGTTTAAAAGTGAGTGAATCACCAGTGTTCTTGGAAGCAGCGGAAAAAAAGCAACAGGAGGAACGACCTGTACTTACAGTCCTTCGTGAACAGAAAAAGCCTTTGTTCTTAACTATTGGTATGAAATTAGTACAGAACGCAGTGTTTTATATTTATACCGTATTCATTCTTAGCTATATTGTGAACACGCTTCATATGGATCGCTCGGTTGGACTAAATGCAGTTATGATTTCCTCTGTGATAGGTTTAGGGACTCTCCCACTTTGGTCTTACCTATCCGACAAGATTGGACGTAAGCCGGTGTATCTGTTTGGCACGATCGCTTCAACACTGTTTGTGATCCCCTTTTTCTGGTTGATGGACTCGGGTTCGGTTCTCTTGATTACAATTGGTATTGTGATCGGTTTGAACGTTTTTCACGACGCGGTCTACGGACCTCAGGCTGTGTATTATTCCGAACTGTTCGGTACCAAGATACGTCTAAGCGGTGCATCAATAGGCTACCAGGTAGGCGCTGTTCTAGCAGGTGGTTTATCGCCAATAATCGCCACTTGGCTGTTAGCAGAATTTGATGGTAAAAGCTGGCCGATCTGCCTATATCTTATCGCGCTAGGCGTTCTAAGCATTGTTTCAACTTTGTTTGCCCGCGAAACATACCGTGACTATTTAACATAA